In Mucilaginibacter sp. KACC 22063, the genomic stretch TCTTCCTCAGCCGGAAAGATTCTTTTAGCTACCGTTAAAGGCGATGTACACGATATTGGCAAGAACATAGTCGGCGTAGTGCTGGCTTGTAATAATTTCGAGGTGATTGACCTTGGCGTTATGGTGCCTGCGCAAAGGATACTTGACGAAGCCAGGAAGCAGAATGTAGATATTATCGGGCTTAGCGGATTGATTACGCCTTCACTTGACGAAATGGTACACTTTGCCAAAGAGATGGAACGCGAAGGGTTTACCATTCCGCTTATTGTTGGTGGGGCTACTACTTCACGTATTCACGCGGCGGTAAAAATTGCACCTAATTATTCTGGCGCTGCTATACATGTGCTAGATGCTTCACGCAGCGTAACAGTGTGCAGCAGCCTGCTTAACAAGGATACCAAAGATGCATACATTGCCGGTACAAAAGCCGAATATGAAAAGGCTCGCGAAGCACATTTAAATAAGCGGTCGGATAAACGCTTTGTAAGCATTACCGATGCGCGCAACCAAAAATGCCAGATCAACCTTAACGGTTCGGTTCCGCCTAAACCTACTTTTACAGGCACCAAAGTATTTGAGGCTTTCCCGCTCGAAGAACTTGTACCATATATCGACTGGACACCGTTTTTTCATACCTGGGAGCTGCGCGGCAGCTATCCAAAGATCTTTAACGACCAGCATGTTGGCACTGAAGCCAAAAAGCTTTATGATGACGCGCAGGTTTTGCTTAACCGTATTATTAAAGAACGGCTTTTGCAAGCCAATGGCGTTATCGGGTTTTGGCCGGCTAACAGCATTGGCGATGATATTGAGCTTTACAGCGATGAAAGCCGCACACAGCTTTTAAGCAAGATACATACCTTACGCCAGCAGGCAGAAAAAGTGAAAGGCGAGCCTTATTATGCTTTGTCAGACTTTATTGCGCCCAAAGATAGCGGTGTGCCCGATTACTTCGGCGGATTCGCCGTAACGGCAGGTATCGGCTGCGATGAGCTGGTTGCCGAGTTTGAACGTGACCACGACGACTATAACAGTATCATGGCCAAAGCCATTGCCGACCGCCTTGCAGAGGCCTTTGCCGAGAAAATGCATGAACTGGTACGTCGCAAATATTGGGGCTACGCAAAAAACGAAACACTGGATAATCAGCAACTGATTAAAGAGGAGTACCAGGGTATACGCCCGGCACCGGGTTATCCGGCCTGCCCCGACCATACCGAAAAAACAACCTTATTTGATTTGCTGAAAGCAGAAGACAACGCTCACATGCACCTTACCGAAAGCCTGGCCATGATGCCGGCAGCATCCGTAAGCGGCTTTTATTTCGCCCATCCCGAAGCTCGCTACTTCGGCTTAGGTAAAATCAGCAAAGACCAGGTAGAAGACTACGCACACCGCAAAGGCATGTCGGTCGAAACCGTTGAACGATGGTTGGGGCCTAATTTAAACTATTAGATTTCAGTTACGAGTTAACAGTTGCGGGTTACGAGAAATAGAAATTATGATATTTACAAATCTTGAAGTATGGAAAGAAGCAAGAGTTTTAGTAAAACTTGTTTATACCAACATTTCTACTTTTCCAAGAGAAGAAATGTTTGGCTTACAATCCCAAATTAAGAGATCAGTAATTTCTATACCCTCAAACATTGCGGAAGGCTGTGGAAGAAACTCTGTTAAAGACTCAATGCAGTTCTTCTATATAGCTCGTGGCTCTGCTTTTGAATTAGAGGCTCAATTATATCTTTCAAACGATTTAGGATTCGTTACTGAAGATCAACTAAATATCATGCTTAAACAATTAGAGTTAGTTAGAAAAATATTGGCTGGATTTATTAATTTTTATAAAACTCAACTACCCGCTTAATCTCGCAACTCGCAACTAAATTACTCGCAACTGAAATGAAGATCACCGAACATATAGCTAACGCCAACGGCAAAACACTTTTTTCTTTTGAACTGCTGCCTCCTGTAAAAGGGTCAGGTATACAAGGCATATTTAATTCTATTGAACCTTTAATGGAGTTTAAACCGCCGTTTATAGACGTTACCTCATCCCGTGAAGATCTGGTTTACAAAGAGAAATCTAATGGCTTGCTGGAGCGTGTGGTTTATCGCAAGCGCCCCGGCACGGTAGCTGTCTGTGCTGCTATTATGAACCGGTTTAAGGTAGATGCCGTACCGCATCTTATTTGCGGTGGTTTCACAAAGGAAGAGACAGAATACGCGCTGATCGACCTACAATTTTTAGGTATAGACAATGTGTTGGTGCTACGCGGCGATGCACGCAAAACCGATCCGGGATTTATTCCAACACCCGGCGGACACATGTATGCAACCGATCTGCTTAAACAGGTTACCGACATGAACAATGGGGTTTACCTGCATGAATATCATGACAGCTCGCATAAAACCAATTTCTGCATTGGTGTAGCCGGTTACCCAGAAAAGCATTTTGAGTCGCCAAACCTGAACACTGATTTTAAACATCTGAAGAAAAAGATAGACGATGGCGCTAATTTCATTGTAACTCAGATGTTCTATGATAATAACAAGTACTTCGACTTTGTAAACAGGTGCCGCGAAAACGGTATTAATGTCCCGATTATTCCAGGCTTAAAACCGTTGACGACTGCCAAGCAGCTTACCGTTCTGCCCAAGATATTCCATATCGATATTCCGGAAGATTTGAGCAATGCCGTTTCTGGCTGCAAAAACGATAAAGAGGTAAAAGAAGTAGGCATCGAATTTATGATCAACCAATGCAAAGAGCTGGTTAAGTTTGGTGTACCTGTGCTACATTTTTATACCATGGGCAACCCCGAGCCAACAAAACGTATTGCACAAGCTATTTTTTAGCACATTATACGGCTATGCCGTATGATGTAAGCTCTTCTTTTAATGCTTCAGGTGTGGTAAAATGAATGCTTGGTATACCCATCTTTATGGCAGCTGCTACATTACGTGCGTTATCGTCAATGAATAATGCTTCTGAAGGATTAACCTGGTACCGGTCTAATAATATCTGGTAAAAAGCAGAAAACGGTTTACGCATCTTTTCTTCGCCAGACATGACGATACCGTCAAACCAGTTCAGGAAATCATACCGCTCCCTGGCTATTCCAAATGTTTCTGCCGACCAGTTGGTAAGGGCATATATTTTGTATTGACCACTTTCTTTCAGCTTGCGAAATATTTCTACCGTAGCATCAATAGGCCCGCCAAGCATTTCTTCCCAGCGGCCATAAAAAGCACGGATGTTGTCCTCATGCTCCGGGTAACGACTAATCAGCAATTCTGTACCATCATGCAGGCTACGCCCCGCATCCTGCTCTTCGTTCCAATCTGAAGTGGTGATATTGGCTAGAAAGTGTTGCATCTGTGTTTCGTCGTCAAACAGTTTCCTGTATAAATAAACCGGG encodes the following:
- a CDS encoding four helix bundle protein, whose translation is MIFTNLEVWKEARVLVKLVYTNISTFPREEMFGLQSQIKRSVISIPSNIAEGCGRNSVKDSMQFFYIARGSAFELEAQLYLSNDLGFVTEDQLNIMLKQLELVRKILAGFINFYKTQLPA
- the metF gene encoding methylenetetrahydrofolate reductase [NAD(P)H]; translation: MKITEHIANANGKTLFSFELLPPVKGSGIQGIFNSIEPLMEFKPPFIDVTSSREDLVYKEKSNGLLERVVYRKRPGTVAVCAAIMNRFKVDAVPHLICGGFTKEETEYALIDLQFLGIDNVLVLRGDARKTDPGFIPTPGGHMYATDLLKQVTDMNNGVYLHEYHDSSHKTNFCIGVAGYPEKHFESPNLNTDFKHLKKKIDDGANFIVTQMFYDNNKYFDFVNRCRENGINVPIIPGLKPLTTAKQLTVLPKIFHIDIPEDLSNAVSGCKNDKEVKEVGIEFMINQCKELVKFGVPVLHFYTMGNPEPTKRIAQAIF
- a CDS encoding HAD family hydrolase, which codes for MTTTIIFDLGAVLIDWNPVYLYRKLFDDETQMQHFLANITTSDWNEEQDAGRSLHDGTELLISRYPEHEDNIRAFYGRWEEMLGGPIDATVEIFRKLKESGQYKIYALTNWSAETFGIARERYDFLNWFDGIVMSGEEKMRKPFSAFYQILLDRYQVNPSEALFIDDNARNVAAAIKMGIPSIHFTTPEALKEELTSYGIAV